A window of the bacterium genome harbors these coding sequences:
- the pcaF gene encoding 3-oxoadipyl-CoA thiolase, protein MIDALICDAVRTPIGRYGGALAGVRADDLAAIPLKALMARHPSVDWLELEDVILGCANQAGEDNRNVARMALLLAGLAPAVPGVTVNRLCGSGLDAVGVAARGIASGELGLAIAGGVENMSRAPFVLGKAESAFARNAELFDTTMGWRFVNPRLHEQYGTDTMPVTAENLAREFGIAREDQDRFALWSQAKAAAAQADGRLAEEIVPVSIPQAKAAPLLVERDEHPRETTLARLAELKAIFASPGTVTAGNASGINDGAAALLLASPAAAARHGLEPLARVLGCATAGVPPRIMGLGPVPATRKLLARLGLRLDEMDIIELNEAFAAQALTCSRELGLADDDPRLNPLGGAIALGHPLGMSGARLVTTATLQLRRTGKRYALCAMCIGVGQGIAMVLERLDA, encoded by the coding sequence TGGCCGGCGTCCGCGCGGACGACCTGGCGGCGATCCCGCTCAAGGCGCTCATGGCCCGTCACCCGAGCGTGGATTGGCTGGAGCTCGAGGACGTGATCCTCGGTTGCGCCAATCAGGCGGGCGAGGACAACCGGAACGTCGCGCGCATGGCGCTGCTGCTGGCGGGCTTGGCGCCGGCCGTGCCCGGCGTCACTGTCAACCGGCTCTGCGGATCGGGACTGGATGCCGTCGGCGTCGCGGCGCGCGGGATCGCCAGCGGGGAGCTGGGGCTGGCCATCGCCGGCGGCGTCGAGAACATGTCGCGGGCGCCCTTCGTGCTGGGCAAGGCCGAGTCCGCCTTCGCGCGCAATGCCGAGCTCTTCGACACGACGATGGGCTGGCGCTTCGTCAATCCCAGGCTGCACGAGCAGTACGGCACCGACACGATGCCCGTCACGGCGGAGAATCTCGCCCGCGAGTTCGGCATCGCCCGTGAGGATCAGGATCGCTTCGCGCTCTGGAGCCAGGCCAAAGCCGCGGCCGCGCAGGCGGACGGCCGCCTCGCGGAGGAGATCGTGCCGGTCTCGATTCCGCAGGCGAAGGCGGCGCCGCTGCTCGTCGAGCGCGATGAGCATCCCCGCGAGACGACCCTCGCCCGGCTGGCCGAGCTGAAGGCGATCTTCGCGAGCCCCGGCACCGTGACGGCCGGGAACGCCTCGGGGATCAACGACGGCGCCGCGGCGCTGCTGTTGGCCTCGCCCGCCGCGGCGGCGCGGCATGGGCTCGAGCCGCTGGCGCGCGTGCTGGGCTGCGCCACGGCCGGCGTGCCGCCGCGCATCATGGGCCTGGGCCCGGTACCGGCGACGCGCAAGCTGCTGGCGCGTCTCGGGCTCAGGCTGGATGAGATGGACATCATCGAGCTGAACGAGGCCTTCGCGGCCCAGGCGCTGACCTGCAGCCGAGAGCTCGGGCTGGCGGACGACGATCCCCGCCTGAATCCCCTGGGGGGCGCCATCGCGCTCGGCCACCCACTGGGCATGAGCGGCGCGCGGCTCGTCACGACGGCGACCCTGCAATTGCGCCGCACGGGCAAGCGCTACGCGCTCTGCGCCATGTGCATCGGGGTTGGCCAGGGGATCGCCATGGTCCTGGAGAGGCTCGACGCATGA